In one Misgurnus anguillicaudatus chromosome 1, ASM2758022v2, whole genome shotgun sequence genomic region, the following are encoded:
- the LOC141365283 gene encoding C-type mannose receptor 2-like: MAQTLYFSVLLIALCSLSECIQRRYHYINMMKTWTEAQRYCREKYTDLATVNNINDMNQLKKSVNNSLTYEVWIGLNKLSVYKWKWSLGDPVKYTNWSNGDSNGRDHCVYIKGRSWHHQDCNMNMRFICYNEISKGFIIDGSSVSWRKAQIFCRQHHTDLTSVRNQIENQQIQKIMEDKDISEVWIGLFSDSWEWSDKSESGFRYWMSGQPDNRGGSEDCTSVVVNMQEIWNDIKCSFSQSFVCHEDNLILIQMNLSWSEALRYCRENHVDLVSVDSEKIQIMVTKVIHQSSTDTVWMGLHYYCQMNLWIWIRGEVVCYQNWAPWNRVRLMDCNTEHRAGAVQSGGDHLWISLPQSHKLNFICSRY, translated from the exons ATGGCCCAAACTTTATATTTCAGCGTTCTTCTCATCG CTCTCTGTTCATTATCTGAATGCATTCAGCGCCGCTATCACTATATAAACATGATGAAGACCTGGACTGAAGCTCAGAGATACTGCAGAGAGAAATACACAGATCTGGCCACAGTCAACAACATCAATGACATGAATCAACTGAAGAAGAGTGTGAATAACAGTCTGACATATGAGGTCTGGATTGGACTGaataaattaagtgtttataaatGGAAGTGGTCTCTGGGTGATCCCGTGAAATACACAAACTGGTCTAATGGAGACTCAAATGGTCGAGATCATTGTGTTTATATAAAGGGTCGATCGTGGCATCATCAGGACTGTAATATGAACATGAGATTCATCTGCTACAATG AGATCAGTAAAGGATTCATCATTGATGGTTCTTCAGTATCATGGAGAAAAGCTCAGATCTTCTGCAGACAGCATCATACTGATCTGACCAGTGTGAGGAATCAGATTGAGAATCAACAGATTCAGAAGATCATGGAGGACAAAGACATATCTGAAGTCTGGATTGGTCTGTTCAGTGACTCATGGGAGTGGTCAGATAAAAGTGAATCTGGATTCAGATACTGGATGTCTGGTCAACCTGATAATAGAGGTGGTTCTGAAGATTGTACATCAGTCGTTGTGAACATGCAGGAAATATGGAATGATATCAAGTGCAGTTTCTCTCAGTCCTTTGTGTGTCATGAAG ATAATCTGATATTGATCCAGATGAATCTGAGCTGGTCTGAAGCTCTGAGATACTGCAGAGAGAATCATGTTGATCTGGTTTCAGTTGATTCAGAGAAGATTCAGATCATGGTGACTAAAGTGATTCATCAGTCCTCTACTGACACTGTGTGGATGGGGTTACACTATTACTGTCAAATGAACCTCTGGATCTGGATACGAGGAGAGGTCGTGTGTTATCAGAATTGGGCTCCATGGAACAGAGTAAGACTGATGGACTGCAACACTGAACACAGAGCTGGAGCAGTTCAGTCTGGAGGAGATCATCTCTGGATCAGCCTTCCTCAATCTCACAAACTCAACTTCATCTGCAGCAGATATTAA
- the LOC129438521 gene encoding uncharacterized protein isoform X2, giving the protein MVNYCVCAGCKNSTQTGHRVHGFPMKDKATLRQWVQFVCVRRANFSMTSVTKNSKICSAHFTEEDYDQGDIRMVSLGLKKLRQVQLIPTAVPSVHTHLSACPAPRPRTTNIGVARRKRELATMLTDGSTQETADSVGGTIDDPLPDPLPTSSTCATGTQCNLKPSGMSHAVQVNLKPKMVSVGTQTAFRMQTSTPLTSPEQSDEEEDPSVIISDASWVPEDQMSDEDEEELCEEEPSETCHPHQNGIDKFIVCKAELMALFAICPACCEKSDSEIVQQGGTFIKIEQVCASCGYKRFWQNQPILHRNMPACNLLLSGAIHFSGCLASQTLRMMTLFGLQCISVSTFFRHQRHYTIPVIIQAWQNDQAKTLSDLRAMDGGLVVAGDCRSDSPGHSAKYGSYSLIEERVNKVVDVQLVQSSEVPNSSWCELEGLKRSINLLRRQDLHVSTLVTDRHRQVAKWVREELCPEGTRHYFDVWHVGKSLGKALDTASKDKHCDQLQLWRPAIVNHLYWTAASTPDGNPAVMEAKWRSLVNHIQDIHNHDTPAFSSCAHPPLEGEQRDKEWLEPGSMGAIKLESIVTKTSLLKDVKQLSPQHQTFSLEAFHSLILHFAPKHTGFSYLGMYSRLLLASLHYNFNAIRETARRSDGMEKFCVCYPRFRKGAYVVRPIKEKASYGYARSLIEALRESYIQSPKALQETGPITYL; this is encoded by the exons ATGGTGAACTACTGTGTTTGTGCTGGGTGTAAAAACTCCACCCAAACGGGACACCGGGTCCATGGCTTCCCTATGAAGGACAAGGCAACGCTCAGACAGTGGGTACAATTTGTTTGTGTTAGGCGGGCAAATTTTTCAATGACATCTGTCACCAAAAACTCGAAGATCTGCAGCGCGCATTTCACGGAGGAGGATTACGACCAAGGGGATATCAGGATGGTTTCTCTTGGGCTGAAGAAGCTGAGGCAGGTACAGCTTATTCCGACCGCCGTGCCGTCTGTGCACACACACCTCTCTGCCTGCCCTGCCCCAAGACCGAGAACCACTAACATCGGTGTCGCCCGCCGCAAGCGAGAGCTGGCTACG ATGTTGACAGATGGCTCGACGCAGGAGACCGCGGACAGTGTCGGTGGTACGATAGACGACCCCTTGCCCGACCCCTTGCCCACCTCCTCCACTTGTGCCACAGGAACACAATGCAATTTGAAGCCCTCTGGAATGTCTCACG CTGTGCAGGTGAACCTAAAGCCCAAGATGGTCAGTGTGGGGACTCAAACGGCTTTCAGGATGCAGACCTCCACACCCCTCACTAGTCCTGAACAAAGTGATGAAGAAGAGGATCCCTCTGTCATCATCAGTGATGCATCATGGGTGCCAGAAGACCAGATGTCTGACGAGGATGAGGAGGAATTGTGTGAGGAGGAGCCATCTGAAACTTGTCACCCCCAccaaaa TGGCATTGATAAATTCATTGTTTGTAAAGCGGAACTCATGGCCCTGTTTGCCATCTGCCCGGCCTGTTGTGAGAAGTCTGACAGTGAAATCGTGCAGCAGGGAGGAACATTCATCAAAATAGAGCAG GTCTGTGCATCATGTGGTTACAAGCGTTTCTGGCAAAACCAGCCGATCCTACACAGGAATATGCCAGCCTGCAACCTCCTTTTAAGTGGGGCCATTCATTTTAGTGGATGTTTGGCCTCCCAGACATTACGAATGATGACCCTGTTTGGCCTTCAGTGCATCAGCGTGAGCACCTTCTTTCGACATCAGCGCCATTACACGATCCCTGTCATCATTCAGGCCTGGCAGAACGATCAGGCCAAGACTCTGAGCGACCTCAGGGCAATGGATGGAGGCCTAGTTGTTGCTGGTGACTGCAG GTCAGATTCACCAGGGCACTCTGCAAAGTATGGCTCCTACTCACTGATAGAGGAGAGAGTGAACAAGGTGGTGGATGTCCAACTTGTTCAG AGCTCCGAGGTCCCCAACAGCTCTTGGTGTGAGCTGGAGGGGCTCAAGCGCAGCATCAACTTGCTGAGGAGGCAGGACCTGCATGTGTCAACCCTTGTCACAGACCGACATCGCCAG GTTGCCAAATGGGTGAGAGAAGAGCTGTGCCCTGAGGGAACACGGCATTATTTTGATGTGTGGCATGTTGGGAAAA GTCTGGGGAAGGCCTTGGATACAGCCTCAAAAGACAAACATTGTGACCAGCTACAGTTGTGGAGGCCAGCTATAGTAAACCACCTTTACTGGACTGCAGCCTCAACCCCAGATGGCAACCCAGCTGTGATGGAGGCCAAATGGAGAAGCTTGGTCAATCATATCCAGGACATCCACAACCATGATACCCCTGCCTTTTCCAGTTGCGCTCATCCCCCTCTAGAGGGGGAACAACGTGATAAAGAGTGGCTGGAACCAG GCTCAATGGGAGCAATAAAACTGGAAAGCATTGTCACAAAGACTTCCTTACTGAAGGATGTGAAACAGCTGTCTCCACAGCACCAGACTTTCTCCCTTGAAGCCTTCCACTCCCTCATCCTACACTTCGCACCCAAGCACACTGGATTTTCATACCTGGGCATGTATAGCAG GCTTCTCTTAGCATCACTACATTATAACTTCAATGCAATCAGAGAGACAGCACGAAGAAGTGATGGAATGGAGAAGTTTTGCGTGTGCTACCCACGGTTTAGAAAAGGTGCCTATGTAGTGCGTCCCATCAAAGAGAAGGCGTCATATG GTTATGCAAGATCATTAATCGAGGCCCTTCGGGAGAGCTACATACAATCACCAAAGGCTCTTCAAGAG ACAGGTCCAATCACTTACTTGTAA
- the LOC129431969 gene encoding C-type mannose receptor 2-like: MSQTLYFSVLLIALCSLSECIQHRYHYINMNKTWTEAQRYCREKYTDLATVNNINDMNDMNQLIKSIDYSLLNTTHDVYLWIGLKNTGVYKWKWSLGDPVNYTNWSNGDSNGSGHCVYIKGGSCYHQDCKVNTSFICYNGDKGFIIDNSSVSWRDAQSICREHHTDLISVRNQTEIQEIMNDNDINKVWIGLFSDSWEWSDKSESGFRYWWSTQPNSNLGDSEYCTAVSVTDQAQWHDVVCSESHSFVCHEDNLILINESLSWSEALRYCRENHVDLVSVDSEKIQFTVTKVIHQSSTDAVWMGLRHSCAVGLWFWVNGEMVCYQNWAPGNETAVNDCDREVKSGAVQSGGDHLWISLPQSHKLNFICIRYDE, translated from the exons ATGTCTCAAACTTTATATTTCAGCGTTCTTCTCATCG CTCTCTGTTCATTATCTGAATGCATCCAGCACCGCTATCACTAtataaacatgaataaaaccTGGACTGAAGCTCAGAGATACTGCAGAGAAAAATACACAGATCTGGCCACAGTCAACAACATCAACGACATGAACGACATGAATCAACTGATAAAGAGTATAGATTACAGTCTGCTGAATACCACTCATGATGTGTATCTCTGGATTGGATTGAAGAATACAGGTGTTTATAAATGGAAGTGGTCTCTGGGTGATCCTGTGAATTATACAAACTGGTCTAATGGAGACTCAAATGGTTCAGGTCATTGTGTTTATATAAAGGGTGGATCATGTTATCATCAAGACTGTAAAGTGAACACGAGTTTCATCTGCTACAATGGTGA TAAAGGATTCATCATTGATAATTCTTCAGTATCATGGAGAGACGCTCAGTCTATCTGCAGAGAGCATCATACTGATCTGATCAGTGTGAGGAATCAGACTGAGATTCAGGAGATCATGAATGACAATGACATAAATAAAGTCTGGATTGGTCTGTTCAGTGACTCATGGGAGTGGTCAGATAAGAGTGAATCTGGATTCAGATACTGGTGGTCTACTCAACCTAATAGTAATCTTGGTGATTCTGAGTATTGTACAGCAGTCAGTGTGACAGATCAGGCTCAATGGCATGATGTGGTTTGCAGTGAATCTCATTCATTTGTGTGTCATGAAG ATAATCTGATATTGATCAATGAGAGTCTGAGCTGGTCTGAAGCTCTGAGATACTGCAGAGAGAATCATGTGGATCTGGTTTCAGTTGATTCAGAGAAGATTCAGTTCACGGTGACTAAAGTGATTCATCAGTCCTCTACTGACGCTGTGTGGATGGGGTTACGTCACTCCTGTGCTGTTGGTCTTTGGTTCTGGGTGAATGGAGAGATGGTCTGCTATCAGAATTGGGCTCCAGGGAATGAAACAGCAGTGAACGACTGTGACCGtgaagtgaaatctggagcagTTCAGTCTGGAGGAGATCATCTCTGGATCAGTCTTCCTCAATCTCACAAACTCAACTTCATCTGCATCAGATatgatgaataa
- the LOC129438521 gene encoding uncharacterized protein isoform X1 gives MVNYCVCAGCKNSTQTGHRVHGFPMKDKATLRQWVQFVCVRRANFSMTSVTKNSKICSAHFTEEDYDQGDIRMVSLGLKKLRQVQLIPTAVPSVHTHLSACPAPRPRTTNIGVARRKRELATMLTDGSTQETADSVGGTIDDPLPDPLPTSSTCATGTQCNLKPSGMSHAVQVNLKPKMVSVGTQTAFRMQTSTPLTSPEQSDEEEDPSVIISDASWVPEDQMSDEDEEELCEEEPSETCHPHQNGIDKFIVCKAELMALFAICPACCEKSDSEIVQQGGTFIKIEQVCASCGYKRFWQNQPILHRNMPACNLLLSGAIHFSGCLASQTLRMMTLFGLQCISVSTFFRHQRHYTIPVIIQAWQNDQAKTLSDLRAMDGGLVVAGDCRSDSPGHSAKYGSYSLIEERVNKVVDVQLVQSSEVPNSSWCELEGLKRSINLLRRQDLHVSTLVTDRHRQVAKWVREELCPEGTRHYFDVWHVGKSLGKALDTASKDKHCDQLQLWRPAIVNHLYWTAASTPDGNPAVMEAKWRSLVNHIQDIHNHDTPAFSSCAHPPLEGEQRDKEWLEPGSMGAIKLESIVTKTSLLKDVKQLSPQHQTFSLEAFHSLILHFAPKHTGFSYLGMYSRLLLASLHYNFNAIRETARRSDGMEKFCVCYPRFRKGAYVVRPIKEKASYGYARSLIEALRESYIQSPKALQEVSANLSACAPAPISKSFEQIPKEEAISLYLDQQSRYNKSN, from the exons ATGGTGAACTACTGTGTTTGTGCTGGGTGTAAAAACTCCACCCAAACGGGACACCGGGTCCATGGCTTCCCTATGAAGGACAAGGCAACGCTCAGACAGTGGGTACAATTTGTTTGTGTTAGGCGGGCAAATTTTTCAATGACATCTGTCACCAAAAACTCGAAGATCTGCAGCGCGCATTTCACGGAGGAGGATTACGACCAAGGGGATATCAGGATGGTTTCTCTTGGGCTGAAGAAGCTGAGGCAGGTACAGCTTATTCCGACCGCCGTGCCGTCTGTGCACACACACCTCTCTGCCTGCCCTGCCCCAAGACCGAGAACCACTAACATCGGTGTCGCCCGCCGCAAGCGAGAGCTGGCTACG ATGTTGACAGATGGCTCGACGCAGGAGACCGCGGACAGTGTCGGTGGTACGATAGACGACCCCTTGCCCGACCCCTTGCCCACCTCCTCCACTTGTGCCACAGGAACACAATGCAATTTGAAGCCCTCTGGAATGTCTCACG CTGTGCAGGTGAACCTAAAGCCCAAGATGGTCAGTGTGGGGACTCAAACGGCTTTCAGGATGCAGACCTCCACACCCCTCACTAGTCCTGAACAAAGTGATGAAGAAGAGGATCCCTCTGTCATCATCAGTGATGCATCATGGGTGCCAGAAGACCAGATGTCTGACGAGGATGAGGAGGAATTGTGTGAGGAGGAGCCATCTGAAACTTGTCACCCCCAccaaaa TGGCATTGATAAATTCATTGTTTGTAAAGCGGAACTCATGGCCCTGTTTGCCATCTGCCCGGCCTGTTGTGAGAAGTCTGACAGTGAAATCGTGCAGCAGGGAGGAACATTCATCAAAATAGAGCAG GTCTGTGCATCATGTGGTTACAAGCGTTTCTGGCAAAACCAGCCGATCCTACACAGGAATATGCCAGCCTGCAACCTCCTTTTAAGTGGGGCCATTCATTTTAGTGGATGTTTGGCCTCCCAGACATTACGAATGATGACCCTGTTTGGCCTTCAGTGCATCAGCGTGAGCACCTTCTTTCGACATCAGCGCCATTACACGATCCCTGTCATCATTCAGGCCTGGCAGAACGATCAGGCCAAGACTCTGAGCGACCTCAGGGCAATGGATGGAGGCCTAGTTGTTGCTGGTGACTGCAG GTCAGATTCACCAGGGCACTCTGCAAAGTATGGCTCCTACTCACTGATAGAGGAGAGAGTGAACAAGGTGGTGGATGTCCAACTTGTTCAG AGCTCCGAGGTCCCCAACAGCTCTTGGTGTGAGCTGGAGGGGCTCAAGCGCAGCATCAACTTGCTGAGGAGGCAGGACCTGCATGTGTCAACCCTTGTCACAGACCGACATCGCCAG GTTGCCAAATGGGTGAGAGAAGAGCTGTGCCCTGAGGGAACACGGCATTATTTTGATGTGTGGCATGTTGGGAAAA GTCTGGGGAAGGCCTTGGATACAGCCTCAAAAGACAAACATTGTGACCAGCTACAGTTGTGGAGGCCAGCTATAGTAAACCACCTTTACTGGACTGCAGCCTCAACCCCAGATGGCAACCCAGCTGTGATGGAGGCCAAATGGAGAAGCTTGGTCAATCATATCCAGGACATCCACAACCATGATACCCCTGCCTTTTCCAGTTGCGCTCATCCCCCTCTAGAGGGGGAACAACGTGATAAAGAGTGGCTGGAACCAG GCTCAATGGGAGCAATAAAACTGGAAAGCATTGTCACAAAGACTTCCTTACTGAAGGATGTGAAACAGCTGTCTCCACAGCACCAGACTTTCTCCCTTGAAGCCTTCCACTCCCTCATCCTACACTTCGCACCCAAGCACACTGGATTTTCATACCTGGGCATGTATAGCAG GCTTCTCTTAGCATCACTACATTATAACTTCAATGCAATCAGAGAGACAGCACGAAGAAGTGATGGAATGGAGAAGTTTTGCGTGTGCTACCCACGGTTTAGAAAAGGTGCCTATGTAGTGCGTCCCATCAAAGAGAAGGCGTCATATG GTTATGCAAGATCATTAATCGAGGCCCTTCGGGAGAGCTACATACAATCACCAAAGGCTCTTCAAGAGGTTAGCGCCAATCTGTCAGCCTGTGCACCCGCCCCCATCTCCAAATCATTTGAACAAATTCCTAAGGAGGAGGCCATCAGCCTCTATCTAGACCAGCAGTCACGCTACAACAAAtctaattaa
- the LOC129438521 gene encoding uncharacterized protein isoform X3 produces MVNYCVCAGCKNSTQTGHRVHGFPMKDKATLRQWVQFVCVRRANFSMTSVTKNSKICSAHFTEEDYDQGDIRMVSLGLKKLRQVQLIPTAVPSVHTHLSACPAPRPRTTNIGVARRKRELATMLTDGSTQETADSVGGTIDDPLPDPLPTSSTCATGTQCNLKPSGMSHAVQVNLKPKMVSVGTQTAFRMQTSTPLTSPEQSDEEEDPSVIISDASWVPEDQMSDEDEEELCEEEPSETCHPHQNGIDKFIVCKAELMALFAICPACCEKSDSEIVQQGGTFIKIEQVCASCGYKRFWQNQPILHRNMPACNLLLSGAIHFSGCLASQTLRMMTLFGLQCISVSTFFRHQRHYTIPVIIQAWQNDQAKTLSDLRAMDGGLVVAGDCRSDSPGHSAKYGSYSLIEERVNKVVDVQLVQSSEVPNSSWCELEGLKRSINLLRRQDLHVSTLVTDRHRQVAKWVREELCPEGTRHYFDVWHVGKSLGKALDTASKDKHCDQLQLWRPAIVNHLYWTAASTPDGNPAVMEAKWRSLVNHIQDIHNHDTPAFSSCAHPPLEGEQRDKEWLEPGSMGAIKLESIVTKTSLLKDVKQLSPQHQTFSLEAFHSLILHFAPKHTGFSYLGMYSRLCKIINRGPSGELHTITKGSSRDRSNHLLVSIYYTCICVCEREQTIS; encoded by the exons ATGGTGAACTACTGTGTTTGTGCTGGGTGTAAAAACTCCACCCAAACGGGACACCGGGTCCATGGCTTCCCTATGAAGGACAAGGCAACGCTCAGACAGTGGGTACAATTTGTTTGTGTTAGGCGGGCAAATTTTTCAATGACATCTGTCACCAAAAACTCGAAGATCTGCAGCGCGCATTTCACGGAGGAGGATTACGACCAAGGGGATATCAGGATGGTTTCTCTTGGGCTGAAGAAGCTGAGGCAGGTACAGCTTATTCCGACCGCCGTGCCGTCTGTGCACACACACCTCTCTGCCTGCCCTGCCCCAAGACCGAGAACCACTAACATCGGTGTCGCCCGCCGCAAGCGAGAGCTGGCTACG ATGTTGACAGATGGCTCGACGCAGGAGACCGCGGACAGTGTCGGTGGTACGATAGACGACCCCTTGCCCGACCCCTTGCCCACCTCCTCCACTTGTGCCACAGGAACACAATGCAATTTGAAGCCCTCTGGAATGTCTCACG CTGTGCAGGTGAACCTAAAGCCCAAGATGGTCAGTGTGGGGACTCAAACGGCTTTCAGGATGCAGACCTCCACACCCCTCACTAGTCCTGAACAAAGTGATGAAGAAGAGGATCCCTCTGTCATCATCAGTGATGCATCATGGGTGCCAGAAGACCAGATGTCTGACGAGGATGAGGAGGAATTGTGTGAGGAGGAGCCATCTGAAACTTGTCACCCCCAccaaaa TGGCATTGATAAATTCATTGTTTGTAAAGCGGAACTCATGGCCCTGTTTGCCATCTGCCCGGCCTGTTGTGAGAAGTCTGACAGTGAAATCGTGCAGCAGGGAGGAACATTCATCAAAATAGAGCAG GTCTGTGCATCATGTGGTTACAAGCGTTTCTGGCAAAACCAGCCGATCCTACACAGGAATATGCCAGCCTGCAACCTCCTTTTAAGTGGGGCCATTCATTTTAGTGGATGTTTGGCCTCCCAGACATTACGAATGATGACCCTGTTTGGCCTTCAGTGCATCAGCGTGAGCACCTTCTTTCGACATCAGCGCCATTACACGATCCCTGTCATCATTCAGGCCTGGCAGAACGATCAGGCCAAGACTCTGAGCGACCTCAGGGCAATGGATGGAGGCCTAGTTGTTGCTGGTGACTGCAG GTCAGATTCACCAGGGCACTCTGCAAAGTATGGCTCCTACTCACTGATAGAGGAGAGAGTGAACAAGGTGGTGGATGTCCAACTTGTTCAG AGCTCCGAGGTCCCCAACAGCTCTTGGTGTGAGCTGGAGGGGCTCAAGCGCAGCATCAACTTGCTGAGGAGGCAGGACCTGCATGTGTCAACCCTTGTCACAGACCGACATCGCCAG GTTGCCAAATGGGTGAGAGAAGAGCTGTGCCCTGAGGGAACACGGCATTATTTTGATGTGTGGCATGTTGGGAAAA GTCTGGGGAAGGCCTTGGATACAGCCTCAAAAGACAAACATTGTGACCAGCTACAGTTGTGGAGGCCAGCTATAGTAAACCACCTTTACTGGACTGCAGCCTCAACCCCAGATGGCAACCCAGCTGTGATGGAGGCCAAATGGAGAAGCTTGGTCAATCATATCCAGGACATCCACAACCATGATACCCCTGCCTTTTCCAGTTGCGCTCATCCCCCTCTAGAGGGGGAACAACGTGATAAAGAGTGGCTGGAACCAG GCTCAATGGGAGCAATAAAACTGGAAAGCATTGTCACAAAGACTTCCTTACTGAAGGATGTGAAACAGCTGTCTCCACAGCACCAGACTTTCTCCCTTGAAGCCTTCCACTCCCTCATCCTACACTTCGCACCCAAGCACACTGGATTTTCATACCTGGGCATGTATAGCAG GTTATGCAAGATCATTAATCGAGGCCCTTCGGGAGAGCTACATACAATCACCAAAGGCTCTTCAAGAG ACAGGTCCAATCACTTACTTGTAAGTATTTATTATacatgtatttgtgtgtgtgagagagagcaAACCATCAGCTGA